From Medicago truncatula cultivar Jemalong A17 chromosome 7, MtrunA17r5.0-ANR, whole genome shotgun sequence, a single genomic window includes:
- the LOC120576800 gene encoding uncharacterized protein: MDLLMVVQFKAQLSQPGLGSRGTGVFHAPRELLEYNRTNCSNIKETMTKQGGDDHGCSYQNESNKDNNKNAVHEGSTKAQKRKKKKGSKGKNGGSVKVKKEEECYDPSLPAGINLPMEWTY, encoded by the exons ATGGACCTACTGATGGTGGTGCAGTTCAAGGCTCAATTAAGTCAGCCTGGCTTAGGCAGCCGCGGGACAGGTGTGTTCCATGCTCCTCGTGAACTACTGGAATACAACAGAACCAACTGCAGCAACATCAAAG AAACGATGACTAAACAAGGAGGTGATGATCATGGTTGCAGCTATCAGAATGAAAGTAAcaaagacaacaacaaaaatgctGTCCATGAAGGCTCAACGAAGgctcagaaaagaaaaaagaaaaagggctCAAAAGGGAAGAATGGTGGCTCAGTGAAGgtgaagaaggaggaggaatGCTACGATCCTTCACTGCCAGCTGGGATAAATTTACCCATGGAGTGGACTTACTAA